A genomic segment from Ardenticatenales bacterium encodes:
- the aroF gene encoding 3-deoxy-7-phosphoheptulonate synthase: MIVVMQPQAKETDVQALIARVEAAGCKVHTSVGVDRTVIGVIGDGTIIDARQISRMEGVENVVPISKPYKAASREFHPGDTVFDVGGVRIGGRDLVMIAGPCSVEGRAHLLELAHACQEAGATVLRGGAYKPRTSPYAFQGLQEEGLRYLAEAREATGMPVISEVMDPALVPLMCEYVDILQIGARNMQNYALLNAVGKSGHPVLLKRSFSGTILEWLMCAEYILSHGNTRVILCERGIRANETETRNTFDLNAIPVIKQLSHLPIVADPSHATGKWEYVGAVARGAVAAGADGLMVEVHPRPDEAWSDGRQSLKPERYAQLVREARQVAQAVGRDVPWPMDGYPGNGYLPARAAVPSGDY, from the coding sequence ATGATCGTTGTGATGCAGCCGCAAGCGAAGGAAACAGATGTGCAAGCCCTGATCGCTCGGGTGGAGGCGGCGGGGTGCAAGGTGCATACGAGTGTGGGCGTAGACCGCACGGTGATTGGCGTCATTGGGGATGGGACGATTATTGACGCGCGCCAGATCAGTCGCATGGAAGGCGTGGAGAACGTCGTGCCCATCAGCAAGCCGTACAAGGCGGCCAGCCGAGAATTTCATCCGGGAGACACGGTGTTTGACGTGGGCGGGGTGAGGATCGGCGGGCGTGATTTGGTGATGATTGCCGGACCATGTTCCGTGGAGGGGCGCGCGCACCTGCTGGAACTGGCGCACGCCTGCCAGGAAGCGGGCGCGACGGTGCTGCGAGGTGGGGCGTACAAACCGCGCACTTCTCCTTATGCTTTTCAGGGGTTGCAGGAGGAAGGGCTGCGCTACCTGGCGGAGGCGCGCGAGGCCACGGGCATGCCCGTTATCAGCGAAGTGATGGATCCCGCGCTGGTCCCTTTGATGTGCGAGTATGTGGATATTTTGCAGATTGGGGCGCGCAATATGCAGAACTATGCGTTGTTGAATGCGGTGGGTAAGTCGGGGCATCCGGTGTTGCTCAAACGCAGCTTCAGCGGAACGATTTTGGAGTGGTTGATGTGCGCCGAGTACATTCTCAGCCACGGCAACACCCGCGTAATTTTGTGCGAGCGGGGCATTCGCGCCAATGAGACGGAAACGCGCAATACGTTTGACCTGAACGCCATTCCCGTCATCAAGCAGCTTTCTCACCTGCCAATTGTGGCCGACCCTAGCCACGCGACGGGGAAATGGGAGTATGTGGGGGCGGTGGCGCGGGGGGCGGTGGCCGCGGGCGCGGATGGGCTGATGGTTGAGGTGCATCCGCGGCCTGATGAGGCCTGGTCGGATGGCCGCCAGTCGTTGAAACCGGAGCGTTATGCGCAGTTGGTGCGGGAGGCGCGGCAGGTGGCGCAGGCTGTGGGGCGTGATGTGCCCTGGCCGATGGATGGGTATCCTGGCAATGGTTATTTGCCGGCAAGGGCGGCTGTGCCGAGTGGTGATTATTGA
- a CDS encoding Crp/Fnr family transcriptional regulator, protein MLDQAQFRRIARVLPFLQRADASLRREFQQNTFYARIPVGQDVFLEGDSADAIALLIAGIVRVYKIGETGREITLYRFGLGESCILTANAILSQHRFPAIATVEETAEAVMVPADVFRDWVRRYDGWRDFVFDLLSQRLVSMMATVDEVAFRRMDARVAALLLDRCRRQNPIRITHQEIAADLGSSREVISRILEGFAGEGMVRTGRGMIEVADVARLQERAVM, encoded by the coding sequence ATGCTCGATCAGGCACAGTTCCGGCGCATTGCGCGCGTTCTGCCCTTTTTGCAGCGGGCGGATGCGTCCCTGAGGCGTGAATTTCAGCAAAACACCTTTTATGCGCGTATTCCCGTCGGTCAGGATGTGTTCTTGGAGGGGGACAGCGCCGATGCTATTGCTTTGTTGATTGCCGGCATTGTCCGCGTCTACAAAATTGGCGAAACAGGACGAGAGATCACCCTCTATCGCTTTGGCCTGGGGGAGTCGTGCATTCTGACGGCCAATGCCATCCTCAGCCAGCATCGTTTTCCGGCTATTGCCACCGTGGAAGAGACGGCGGAGGCGGTGATGGTTCCGGCGGATGTGTTCCGCGACTGGGTGCGCCGTTACGATGGATGGCGCGACTTTGTCTTTGACCTGCTGTCGCAGCGCCTGGTGAGCATGATGGCGACTGTGGATGAAGTCGCCTTTCGTCGCATGGATGCGCGGGTGGCGGCCCTGCTTCTGGATCGCTGCCGCCGCCAGAACCCCATCCGCATCACGCATCAGGAGATCGCCGCCGATTTGGGGAGTTCGCGGGAGGTGATCAGCCGCATTTTGGAGGGATTTGCCGGTGAGGGGATGGTGCGGACGGGTCGTGGCATGATTGAGGTGGCTGATGTGGCGCGGTTGCAAGAGCGGGCGGTTATGTGA